In one window of Leifsonia sp. NPDC080035 DNA:
- a CDS encoding TadA family conjugal transfer-associated ATPase yields MHSHHASVAHHPDALSPPGPDLPIDRRAGPERGLWAVFGPLAPYLMRGDITDLFVTGDGELWSDGGPHGLRREPGWHADEAMARALAVRLIAKGGRHIDEATPFVDVRLLDGIRVHAVLPPISTGGTLLSIRIPSQEVLLLDDLVASGSLRAAEREVIARAVAARTNVLITGAGGAGKTTLLAAMLAHAPPVERIVVIEDVAELRIPHPHVVGLQARQPNLEGAGGVTLRVLVREALRMRPDRLVLGECRGEEIRDLLAALNTGHDGGAGTLHANSIADVPARLEALGALAGLNETALARQAVSAIGLVIHVEREEGLRRVGGFGRLVVGAGGRLEVVSRG; encoded by the coding sequence ATGCACAGTCATCACGCCTCGGTCGCTCACCATCCGGACGCGCTCTCACCGCCTGGTCCGGATCTCCCGATTGACCGGCGGGCCGGGCCGGAGCGCGGCCTCTGGGCGGTCTTCGGTCCGCTCGCCCCCTACCTGATGCGCGGCGATATCACCGACCTCTTCGTGACCGGTGACGGCGAGCTCTGGTCGGACGGCGGACCGCACGGACTCCGCCGTGAACCGGGCTGGCACGCCGACGAGGCGATGGCGCGTGCGCTCGCGGTGCGACTCATCGCCAAGGGCGGCCGGCACATCGACGAGGCGACGCCGTTCGTCGATGTGCGGCTGCTCGACGGCATCCGGGTGCACGCGGTACTCCCGCCGATCTCGACGGGAGGCACGCTGCTGAGCATCCGCATCCCGTCACAGGAGGTGCTGCTCCTCGACGACCTGGTCGCGAGCGGCTCACTGCGCGCCGCCGAGCGGGAGGTGATCGCGCGCGCGGTCGCTGCGCGCACGAACGTCCTCATCACGGGCGCGGGCGGAGCGGGGAAGACCACGCTGCTGGCCGCCATGCTGGCGCACGCACCGCCGGTCGAACGCATCGTCGTCATCGAGGACGTGGCGGAACTGCGCATCCCGCATCCGCACGTCGTCGGATTGCAGGCGCGGCAGCCGAACCTCGAGGGAGCGGGCGGCGTGACGCTGCGCGTGCTCGTCCGGGAAGCGCTCCGGATGCGACCGGACCGTCTGGTGCTCGGCGAGTGCCGCGGCGAGGAGATCCGCGACCTGCTCGCCGCGTTGAACACCGGGCACGACGGGGGAGCGGGCACACTGCACGCCAACTCCATCGCGGACGTTCCGGCTCGCCTGGAGGCGCTCGGGGCGCTCGCCGGGCTGAACGAGACCGCGCTCGCCCGGCAGGCGGTCAGCGCGATCGGGCTCGTGATCCACGTCGAACGCGAGGAGGGTCTGCGGCGGGTCGGGGGTTTCGGGCGGCTCGTCGTCGGCGCGGGCGGGCGGCTGGAGGTGGTGTCCCGTGGCTGA
- a CDS encoding type II secretion system F family protein has protein sequence MAEHGRRPPARTGTGVRRRARAARAVDADELAETVEALAVLLDAGVSPVSAWAYVGEESGHLQLRRAAADIAGGIVAGDALAAAAARAADDGLRVLAAAWTVAEEAGAALAPALRGVAEALRDRAETARDIDASLSGPRSTARLTGWMPVVGLLMAVGMGIDVVGTLFGSAVGWTLVVGGASLMVAGRFWTRRMVSRAIARGAGAVAGTDHELMAIALAGGGSVADARALVDRALVRTGLRTSDPASLERVLRISERAGAPAVELLLASARQERRSARASGRAAASALAVRLLLPLGVCVLPAFLLLGVAPVVLGLLSSTVGGLG, from the coding sequence GTGGCTGAGCACGGAAGACGACCGCCGGCGCGGACGGGGACGGGGGTGCGGCGCCGTGCGCGCGCGGCGCGGGCTGTCGACGCCGACGAGCTCGCGGAGACGGTCGAGGCCCTGGCGGTGCTCCTCGACGCCGGGGTATCGCCGGTCTCTGCGTGGGCCTACGTCGGTGAGGAGTCCGGTCATCTGCAGCTGCGCCGCGCGGCGGCCGACATCGCCGGCGGAATCGTGGCGGGGGACGCGCTCGCGGCCGCCGCAGCCCGGGCCGCGGACGACGGCCTGCGCGTGCTCGCCGCGGCCTGGACGGTGGCGGAGGAGGCCGGGGCCGCGCTCGCGCCCGCGCTGCGGGGTGTGGCGGAGGCCCTGCGTGACCGGGCCGAGACGGCGCGCGATATCGACGCGTCGCTCTCCGGCCCGCGTTCCACCGCCCGGCTCACGGGGTGGATGCCCGTCGTCGGGCTGCTCATGGCGGTGGGGATGGGCATCGACGTCGTCGGCACCCTCTTCGGCTCGGCGGTCGGCTGGACCCTCGTCGTCGGGGGAGCCTCGCTCATGGTCGCAGGGCGGTTCTGGACGCGCCGCATGGTGTCCCGGGCAATCGCGCGCGGGGCCGGCGCGGTCGCCGGTACGGACCATGAGCTCATGGCGATCGCCCTCGCCGGGGGCGGTTCGGTCGCCGACGCGCGTGCCCTCGTCGACCGCGCCCTCGTCCGCACGGGCCTGCGCACCTCGGATCCCGCATCCCTCGAGCGCGTGCTCAGGATCTCGGAGCGGGCGGGTGCTCCCGCGGTGGAACTGCTTCTCGCCTCCGCGCGGCAGGAGCGTCGCTCCGCACGCGCGTCCGGACGGGCCGCCGCCTCCGCGCTCGCTGTACGGCTGCTCCTCCCGCTCGGAGTGTGCGTCCTTCCGGCGTTCCTACTGCTCGGGGTGGCGCCCGTGGTGCTCGGGCTGCTCTCCTCCACCGTCGGCGGTCTGGGATGA
- a CDS encoding DUF4244 domain-containing protein, which yields MNGWMQRLWLEERGATTAEYAVTTMAAVGFAGVLLVLLRGDEVRGILGDLVRRALSVDG from the coding sequence ATGAACGGATGGATGCAGCGGCTCTGGCTGGAGGAACGCGGAGCGACCACGGCGGAGTACGCGGTGACGACCATGGCGGCGGTGGGCTTCGCGGGGGTGCTGCTCGTACTGCTGCGCGGCGACGAGGTGCGTGGCATCCTCGGCGATCTCGTGCGCCGGGCGCTCAGCGTCGACGGCTGA
- a CDS encoding TadE family type IV pilus minor pilin, producing the protein MHANDERGVGAASERGSVTAEFAAALPAVLLCLALCVAAVQAGAQQAQLVGAAAQAARELGRGDEPTAGGAGAVREVENDGRLVCVRLTAPSGVTGLGGLGISVTARACAMDEEAEG; encoded by the coding sequence GTGCACGCGAACGACGAGCGTGGCGTTGGTGCGGCGAGCGAGCGCGGGAGCGTGACGGCCGAGTTCGCCGCCGCGCTCCCCGCGGTCCTCCTCTGCCTGGCGTTGTGCGTGGCGGCCGTTCAGGCGGGAGCGCAGCAGGCGCAGCTCGTCGGAGCGGCCGCGCAGGCGGCTCGGGAGCTCGGGCGGGGTGACGAACCGACGGCCGGAGGGGCCGGAGCCGTCAGAGAGGTGGAGAACGACGGTCGGCTCGTGTGTGTGCGACTCACGGCCCCGAGTGGCGTGACGGGGCTGGGCGGGCTGGGGATCAGCGTGACGGCGCGCGCGTGCGCGATGGACGAGGAGGCGGAGGGATGA
- a CDS encoding Rv3654c family TadE-like protein, with the protein MKPIGRNACAAERGSGAVLAVAVIGATVSLTAGTLAVGGAVVAQRRASAAADLAVLAAADTAVGRVPGDPCAIVGAVAEANGARTESCDVEGVVVTVTVSVGYLGVPARASARAGPPGSP; encoded by the coding sequence ATGAAACCGATCGGCCGGAACGCCTGCGCGGCGGAACGGGGCTCGGGCGCCGTGCTCGCGGTGGCCGTCATCGGCGCGACCGTGAGCCTCACCGCGGGAACGCTCGCAGTCGGCGGCGCGGTCGTCGCGCAGCGTCGTGCGTCCGCGGCGGCGGACCTGGCGGTGCTCGCGGCCGCGGATACGGCCGTCGGCCGGGTGCCGGGCGACCCGTGCGCGATCGTAGGCGCCGTCGCCGAGGCCAACGGCGCTCGCACCGAGTCCTGCGACGTCGAGGGCGTGGTGGTCACGGTGACCGTGTCCGTCGGCTACCTGGGCGTTCCGGCGCGTGCATCGGCCCGCGCAGGACCTCCCGGCAGCCCGTGA
- the topA gene encoding type I DNA topoisomerase yields the protein MSATKKLVIVESPNKVKSIAQYLGDGYEVMASVGHIRDLIEPKNLPPELKKGSLGKFSVDVDNEFEPYYVVSDQKRKTVADLKRALKNADELLLATDEDREGEAIAWHLVEVLKPKVPVKRMVFHEITREAIEKARDNTREIDTALVDAQETRRILDRLYGYEVSPVLWRKVGPGLSAGRVQSAATRLVVDRERERLAFVPASYWGLTARFAPEDATEFEGRLARIDGDRVATGRDFDDHGRLTSAARTLDEAAANALADAVRLPSTVVVVSKVDSKPYSRRPAAPFTTSTLQQEAARKLRFSARQTMSVAQTLYENGYITYMRTDSASLSQQATNAARAQAAKLYGAETVPDKPRVYASKSKNAQEAHEAIRPSGEVFRTPSELEKSLRGPELRLYDLIWKRTVASQMADAKGQTASVTVEASVTEGPLDGTVAEFTASGTVITFRGFLNAYEEGKDEERNSSDAAEAKLPPLTPGQSLGVADVAADGHETTPPPRYTEASLVKTLEELGIGRPSTFASIISTIIDRGYVTQRGQSLVPSWVAFSVVRLLEDYFADLVQYDFTAEMEDDLDRIADGEAERVDWLNSFYFGSDKHKGLRRVIDNLGEIDARSINSIAIDDGVTLRIGKYGPYLEVQEAGAAEDAQPRRVNIPPELAPDELTPAKAHELIDAPVQTDRVLGSNPENGKLVLAKDGRFGPYVTEADPEEEPKADPNTGEVVEAKKPVKKASAPKPRTASLFKSMDLATIDLGTALQLLDLPRVVGADPESGEEIQAQNGRYGPYLKKGTDTRSLTSEDDIFTIDLAGALELFAQPKYGNRRASSALKEFDADPVSGKPIKVKDGRFGPYVTDGETNATIPRGETVDEVDFDRAVQLLADKRAKGPAKKTAKRTTTKAAAAKTTAAKKTTAAKKPAAKKPAAKKPAAE from the coding sequence GTGTCCGCCACGAAGAAACTCGTCATCGTCGAGTCTCCGAACAAGGTGAAGTCCATCGCGCAATACCTGGGCGACGGATACGAGGTCATGGCCTCGGTCGGGCACATCCGCGACCTCATCGAGCCGAAGAACCTGCCGCCGGAGCTGAAGAAGGGCTCGCTCGGCAAGTTCTCCGTCGACGTCGACAACGAGTTCGAGCCGTACTACGTGGTCTCGGACCAGAAGCGCAAGACCGTCGCCGACCTCAAGCGGGCACTCAAGAACGCGGACGAACTCCTGCTCGCAACCGATGAGGACCGCGAGGGCGAGGCCATCGCGTGGCACCTGGTCGAGGTGCTGAAGCCGAAGGTCCCGGTCAAGCGGATGGTGTTCCACGAGATCACCCGCGAGGCGATCGAGAAGGCACGCGACAACACGCGCGAGATCGACACCGCGCTCGTCGACGCCCAGGAGACAAGGCGCATCCTCGACCGACTGTACGGCTACGAGGTCTCGCCGGTGCTCTGGCGCAAGGTCGGCCCCGGCCTCTCCGCCGGCCGCGTCCAGTCCGCGGCGACGCGCCTCGTCGTCGACCGCGAGCGCGAGCGCCTCGCCTTCGTCCCGGCGAGCTACTGGGGTCTGACCGCCCGGTTCGCCCCGGAGGACGCCACGGAGTTCGAGGGCCGGCTCGCGCGCATCGATGGAGACCGGGTCGCCACCGGTCGCGACTTCGACGACCACGGTCGCCTGACCTCCGCGGCACGCACCCTCGATGAGGCCGCCGCGAACGCGCTCGCCGACGCCGTCCGCCTGCCGAGCACCGTCGTCGTCGTCTCCAAGGTCGACTCGAAGCCCTACTCGCGCCGGCCCGCCGCGCCGTTCACCACGTCCACCCTCCAGCAGGAGGCGGCGCGCAAGCTCCGCTTCTCCGCCCGGCAGACGATGAGCGTCGCGCAGACCCTGTACGAGAACGGGTACATCACCTATATGCGTACGGACTCGGCGTCGCTGTCGCAGCAGGCGACGAACGCCGCCCGCGCTCAGGCCGCCAAGCTGTACGGGGCCGAGACCGTCCCGGACAAGCCGCGGGTCTACGCGTCCAAGAGCAAGAACGCGCAGGAGGCACACGAGGCGATCCGTCCCTCCGGCGAGGTCTTCCGCACGCCGTCCGAGCTGGAGAAGTCGCTGCGCGGGCCAGAGCTCCGCCTCTACGACCTCATCTGGAAGCGCACGGTCGCCTCCCAGATGGCCGACGCCAAGGGACAGACGGCATCCGTCACCGTCGAGGCCTCCGTCACAGAGGGCCCGCTCGACGGCACCGTCGCCGAGTTCACCGCCAGCGGCACCGTCATCACCTTCCGCGGATTCCTCAACGCGTACGAAGAGGGCAAGGACGAGGAGCGCAACAGCTCCGACGCGGCCGAGGCCAAGCTCCCGCCGCTGACGCCGGGGCAGTCGCTCGGCGTCGCCGACGTCGCGGCGGACGGTCACGAGACCACCCCGCCGCCGCGCTACACCGAGGCGAGCCTCGTGAAGACGCTGGAGGAGCTCGGGATCGGGCGACCCTCCACATTCGCGAGCATCATCTCGACGATCATCGACCGCGGCTACGTCACGCAGCGCGGCCAGTCGCTCGTCCCGAGCTGGGTCGCGTTCTCGGTCGTCCGGCTGCTGGAGGACTACTTCGCCGACCTGGTGCAGTACGACTTCACGGCCGAGATGGAGGACGACCTCGACCGGATCGCCGATGGCGAGGCGGAGCGCGTCGACTGGCTGAACAGCTTCTACTTCGGCAGCGACAAGCACAAGGGTCTGCGTCGCGTGATCGACAACCTCGGCGAGATCGACGCGCGCAGCATCAACTCGATCGCGATCGACGATGGCGTGACCCTGCGCATCGGCAAGTACGGCCCGTACCTCGAGGTCCAGGAGGCCGGTGCCGCCGAGGACGCGCAGCCGCGACGGGTCAACATCCCGCCGGAACTCGCGCCCGACGAGCTGACCCCGGCCAAGGCGCACGAGCTGATCGACGCGCCCGTCCAGACCGACAGGGTGCTCGGAAGCAACCCCGAGAACGGCAAGCTCGTGCTGGCGAAGGACGGCCGCTTCGGCCCGTACGTCACGGAGGCCGACCCCGAGGAGGAGCCGAAGGCCGACCCGAACACGGGGGAGGTCGTCGAGGCCAAGAAGCCGGTGAAGAAGGCCTCCGCTCCGAAGCCCCGGACCGCGTCGCTGTTCAAGTCCATGGACCTCGCCACGATCGATCTCGGCACCGCGCTCCAGCTGCTCGACCTGCCGCGCGTGGTCGGCGCCGACCCGGAGAGCGGCGAGGAGATCCAGGCGCAGAACGGCCGCTACGGGCCCTACCTGAAGAAGGGCACGGACACGCGGTCGCTGACCAGCGAGGACGACATCTTCACCATCGACCTCGCGGGAGCGCTCGAGCTGTTCGCGCAGCCCAAGTACGGCAACCGCCGCGCATCCAGTGCGCTGAAGGAGTTCGACGCGGATCCGGTCAGCGGCAAGCCGATCAAGGTCAAGGACGGCCGGTTCGGCCCGTACGTGACCGACGGCGAGACCAACGCCACGATCCCGCGGGGCGAGACCGTGGACGAGGTCGACTTCGACCGCGCAGTGCAGTTGCTGGCGGACAAGCGCGCCAAGGGTCCGGCGAAGAAGACCGCGAAGCGCACGACGACGAAGGCCGCGGCCGCGAAGACGACGGCCGCGAAGAAGACGACGGCGGCCAAGAAGCCCGCCGCGAAGAAGCCGGCGGCGAAGAAGCCGGCAGCCGAGTGA
- the tmk gene encoding dTMP kinase produces MTLEGGDGVGKSTQAALLEEWLTAQGRTVVRTREPGGTAAGVEIREIVLHHRGDIAPRAEALLYAADRAHHVATLVRPALERGDVVLQDRYIDSSVAYQGAGRVLGGDEVRELSLWATEGLLPDLTILLDLDETSARARLDTSRTRYDRLEAERSEFHARVRAAYLALAEAEPDRFLVIDASRPVDEIAAEIRRRLAGRV; encoded by the coding sequence ATCACCCTCGAGGGCGGCGACGGGGTCGGCAAGTCCACCCAGGCCGCCCTCCTGGAGGAGTGGCTCACCGCACAGGGGCGAACCGTCGTGCGCACACGCGAGCCGGGCGGTACCGCGGCCGGCGTCGAGATCCGCGAGATCGTGCTCCACCATCGCGGTGACATCGCTCCGCGCGCCGAGGCCCTCCTGTACGCCGCCGACCGCGCGCACCACGTCGCGACACTGGTGCGTCCCGCGCTGGAGCGCGGTGACGTCGTGCTGCAGGATCGCTATATCGACTCGTCCGTCGCCTATCAAGGCGCCGGACGCGTGCTCGGCGGCGACGAGGTGCGCGAGCTGTCGCTGTGGGCGACCGAGGGTCTTCTCCCCGACCTCACGATCCTGCTGGACCTGGACGAGACGTCCGCCCGCGCACGACTCGACACCTCCCGGACGCGCTACGACCGTCTGGAGGCGGAGCGTTCCGAGTTCCACGCGCGCGTCCGTGCCGCCTACCTGGCGCTCGCCGAGGCGGAGCCGGACCGGTTCCTCGTGATCGACGCCTCGCGGCCGGTGGACGAGATCGCGGCGGAGATCCGCCGACGCCTCGCCGGCCGGGTCTGA
- a CDS encoding DNA polymerase III subunit delta', whose amino-acid sequence MAVWDELTGQDDAIAVVRAAAAGANAPGTTAAQAARGMTHSWLITGPPGSGRSNLAYAFATALLSPGDPDGDRATQRQVEARTHPDLAVLSTERVIISIDEVRTLVASSQFAPSVSRYRVMIIEDADRMTERTSNVLLKALEEPPERTVWILCAPSDADLLPTIRSRVRTVRLKVPGVADVARLIQRRDGVDAETAERAARHAQSHIGMAHRLATNEEARRRRDQTLELALGIRSVSDAVLAAATLLEVAGADAKAITEERDAEEREHALRSLGVEPGGTIPPALRTQLRQLEEDQKRRATRSLRDGIDRILTDLQSLYRDVMMLQLGSSSDLVNTELLPRLQALSAHSTPAATLAAMDAVQTARQRIDGNVAPALALEAMLITILRGSAARKGTDL is encoded by the coding sequence ATGGCGGTGTGGGACGAGCTGACGGGTCAGGATGACGCGATCGCCGTCGTGCGCGCCGCGGCGGCAGGGGCGAACGCTCCCGGCACGACCGCAGCACAGGCCGCCCGCGGGATGACGCACTCCTGGCTCATCACCGGTCCACCCGGCTCCGGCCGCTCGAACCTGGCGTACGCCTTCGCCACGGCGCTCCTGAGCCCCGGCGACCCCGACGGCGACCGCGCGACGCAGCGGCAGGTGGAGGCGCGGACCCACCCCGACCTCGCCGTGCTCAGCACCGAGCGCGTCATCATCTCGATCGACGAGGTGCGCACGCTCGTCGCCAGCTCCCAGTTCGCGCCGTCGGTGTCCCGCTATCGCGTGATGATCATCGAGGACGCCGACCGGATGACCGAGCGCACCTCCAACGTGCTGCTGAAGGCGCTCGAGGAGCCGCCGGAGCGCACCGTGTGGATCCTGTGCGCGCCGAGCGACGCGGACCTGCTGCCCACGATCCGCTCGCGGGTGCGGACCGTGCGGCTGAAGGTGCCAGGTGTCGCCGATGTTGCCCGGCTCATCCAGCGCCGGGACGGCGTGGATGCGGAGACCGCCGAGCGCGCGGCGCGTCACGCGCAGAGCCACATCGGGATGGCGCACCGTCTCGCCACGAACGAGGAGGCGCGCAGGCGGCGCGATCAGACGCTCGAGCTCGCCCTCGGCATCCGCTCGGTCTCCGACGCCGTGCTCGCGGCGGCCACGCTGCTCGAAGTGGCGGGGGCCGACGCCAAGGCGATCACCGAGGAGCGCGACGCCGAGGAACGCGAGCACGCCCTGCGCTCGCTCGGCGTCGAGCCGGGCGGCACCATCCCTCCCGCGCTCCGCACCCAGCTGCGGCAGCTCGAGGAGGATCAGAAGCGGCGCGCGACGCGCAGCCTCCGCGACGGCATCGACCGCATCCTCACGGACCTGCAATCGCTGTACCGCGACGTGATGATGCTGCAGCTCGGCAGCAGCAGCGATCTCGTCAACACCGAGCTGCTGCCGCGGCTGCAGGCTCTCAGCGCTCACTCGACTCCTGCCGCTACGCTCGCCGCGATGGATGCGGTGCAGACCGCCCGGCAGCGGATCGACGGGAACGTCGCCCCGGCGCTCGCCCTCGAGGCCATGCTCATCACCATTCTTCGCGGTTCCGCCGCACGAAAGGGGACCGACCTGTGA
- a CDS encoding alpha/beta hydrolase, with translation MTSRPRRAARTAFVAIAAVIALTLTGCVTWFLPPTTSNTSTPAAENVAADLKPFYQQRLTWTGCASGKQCATAKAPLDWKNPGAGEIELALIRQTAKGTKQGSLLVNPGGPGGSGYDFVKDSVDYATDDALQSHFDVVGFDPRGVGHSTAVKCYDAAQMDDYLYGITPGVRGSDQWISENTTVAKDFGDACSAKTGSLLEHVDTVSAARDLDLLRAVLGDTKLNYLGYSYGTYLGAVYADLFPGKTGRLVLDGALDPAASNFDVTKVQAEGFESALRAYLKDCLAQKDCPFSGTVDDGMKTISQLLASVEQSPIRNSDGRELGANTLVTAIIYPLYDATAWSYLSSMFAQVMKGNASAAFTLADGYNSRNSDGTYSDNSTEAFMAINCLDYRYDADPATMRAQAKDLAAAAPIIGPYMAYGDIGCANWPYTSTVERGPIAAKGSAPILVVGTTNDPATPYVWAKNLASELENGHLLTYKGEGHTAYNKSNSCVNDTVDAFLVDGKLPADGKTC, from the coding sequence GTGACCAGCAGACCGCGCCGTGCCGCGCGCACCGCGTTCGTCGCCATCGCGGCGGTGATCGCCCTCACGCTGACCGGCTGCGTCACCTGGTTCCTGCCGCCGACAACGTCGAACACGTCCACCCCCGCCGCCGAGAACGTCGCCGCCGATCTCAAGCCGTTCTACCAGCAGCGGCTCACCTGGACCGGCTGCGCAAGCGGCAAGCAGTGCGCGACGGCGAAGGCTCCGCTCGACTGGAAGAACCCCGGCGCCGGCGAGATCGAGCTGGCGCTCATCCGCCAGACCGCGAAGGGGACCAAGCAGGGGTCGCTGCTGGTCAACCCGGGCGGTCCCGGAGGGTCCGGCTACGACTTCGTGAAGGACTCCGTCGACTACGCGACCGACGACGCCCTCCAGTCCCACTTCGACGTCGTCGGCTTCGACCCGCGCGGGGTCGGCCACTCGACCGCGGTGAAGTGCTACGACGCCGCTCAGATGGACGACTACCTGTACGGCATCACGCCCGGCGTGCGCGGCTCCGACCAGTGGATCTCGGAGAACACCACGGTGGCGAAGGACTTCGGCGACGCCTGCTCGGCGAAGACCGGTTCACTTCTCGAGCACGTGGACACCGTCAGCGCCGCCCGGGATCTGGACCTGCTGCGCGCCGTGCTCGGCGACACGAAGCTGAACTACCTCGGCTACTCGTACGGCACGTATCTCGGCGCCGTGTACGCCGACCTCTTCCCCGGCAAGACCGGTCGACTCGTCCTCGACGGCGCGCTGGACCCTGCGGCGAGCAACTTCGACGTGACGAAGGTGCAGGCCGAGGGCTTCGAGAGCGCGCTGCGCGCCTACCTGAAGGATTGCCTCGCCCAGAAGGACTGTCCGTTCTCCGGCACCGTCGATGACGGGATGAAGACCATCTCGCAGCTGTTGGCCTCGGTCGAGCAGAGCCCGATCCGCAACAGCGACGGCCGCGAGCTCGGCGCGAACACGCTGGTGACGGCGATCATCTACCCGCTCTACGACGCGACCGCATGGTCGTACCTGAGCAGCATGTTCGCTCAGGTGATGAAGGGCAACGCGTCCGCCGCGTTCACGCTCGCCGACGGCTACAACAGCCGCAACAGCGACGGCACCTACAGCGACAACTCGACAGAGGCGTTCATGGCGATCAATTGCCTCGACTACCGCTACGACGCCGATCCCGCGACCATGCGCGCACAGGCGAAGGACCTGGCAGCCGCGGCGCCGATCATCGGCCCGTACATGGCGTACGGCGACATCGGCTGCGCGAACTGGCCGTACACCTCGACCGTGGAGCGCGGGCCGATCGCCGCGAAGGGATCCGCGCCGATCCTCGTCGTCGGCACGACCAACGACCCGGCGACACCGTACGTGTGGGCGAAGAACCTGGCGTCGGAGCTCGAGAACGGCCACCTGCTCACGTACAAGGGCGAGGGCCACACGGCATACAACAAGTCGAACTCGTGCGTGAACGATACCGTCGACGCGTTCCTCGTGGACGGGAAGCTCCCCGCCGACGGCAAGACCTGCTGA
- a CDS encoding TetR family transcriptional regulator: MTSPVPDGVAELGLRERKRIATRRAIQLAALELASERGFDRVTVDEISHAANVSPRTFFNYFPSKETAIIGELPELPDEESIERFIQAGPEEPILDGMSTLLIAAIDTGDLGDPVLPGEKTASAQELHVLRRALLKDNPELFAQRMASMHTFEDALSAVVQRRLAHDDPELAADQEALHQRARLVTYVAFAGMRHAWSCWADHGGVEPLSDRLRASFEQLQALGAHVH, translated from the coding sequence GTGACCTCTCCCGTCCCCGACGGCGTCGCGGAGCTCGGCCTCCGCGAACGCAAGCGCATCGCGACCCGTCGCGCCATCCAGCTCGCCGCTCTCGAGCTGGCGAGCGAACGCGGCTTCGATCGGGTGACGGTGGATGAGATCAGTCACGCCGCCAACGTGTCGCCTCGGACCTTCTTCAACTACTTCCCGTCGAAGGAGACGGCGATCATCGGGGAGCTCCCCGAGCTGCCGGACGAGGAGAGCATCGAGCGGTTCATCCAGGCGGGCCCGGAGGAGCCCATCCTCGACGGGATGAGCACCCTGCTCATCGCCGCGATCGACACCGGCGACCTCGGCGACCCGGTCCTGCCTGGCGAGAAGACGGCCAGCGCCCAGGAGTTGCACGTGCTCCGCCGCGCGCTCCTGAAGGACAACCCCGAGCTGTTCGCGCAGCGGATGGCGAGCATGCACACCTTCGAGGACGCGCTGAGCGCGGTCGTCCAGCGGCGGCTGGCCCACGACGATCCCGAGCTCGCCGCTGATCAGGAGGCGCTGCATCAGCGCGCCCGCCTGGTCACCTACGTCGCCTTCGCGGGGATGCGGCACGCGTGGTCGTGCTGGGCCGATCACGGCGGCGTCGAACCGCTGAGCGACCGCCTGCGCGCCTCGTTCGAGCAGCTGCAGGCGCTCGGCGCGCACGTTCACTGA